Within the Bradyrhizobium ottawaense genome, the region GCGGGCGCGCCGACCAGCGTCACCGGGTCCTTCTCGGCATATTGGAAGTCGATGAAGAAGGCGCGGTCGAACACCTCCAGCACCAGTTGCTTCGCCTTGAACGGCGTCTTTGCCGGCAGCGTGAAATGCAGGGTCAGGAGACTGTCCTTGAATTCGAGGAAGTAATCGACCGGCTCGAGGAATCGCTGCTTGGCCCCGTCGGCACGCGCGAAGGTGAAGAAGCCGTATTCCTTCAGCGACTCCACATTGGTCTGCGCCAGCGGCGCCAGCTCCTCGCGGCTGTAGGCGCCTTTGGTTTTGGGCTCGAGGCCCTGCAGCGCATAGGTCGAGAACATGTCGTCAAAGGTCCAGGCATGGCGGACGCCCGAGACCGAACCGTCGGGCGCGTACATCACCTCGCTTTTGGCGGTGATCCAGACATGGGGGTGGGCCTGCGCGGAGGATGGGAAGGCTAGCGCCGCGAAGATCAAAGCCAACAGTCCGAACAAAACGCGCAGCATGTCGTCCCCGCGAAGGCGGGGACCCATACGCCGTGCCGTCGCTTTTGGGCAATGTGGCAGACGCGTTCCTTCACCATGAACATCGGTGGCTATGGGTCCCGGCCTTCGCCGGGACGACACGTTGAGAGAGCTCGGCTCGCTCACGCGGCCTCTGGCGTTTCGAGCAGCCCGCGGCGGCGCAGCAGCGCATCGGGCTCGGGCTCGCGGCCGCGGAAGGCGACATAGGCATCTTCAGGGTCGACCGAACCGCCCGACGAATAGATGTCGTCGAGCAGCCGCTTGGCGGTGGCGGGATCGAAGATGTTGCCGGCCTCCTCGAAGGCGCCGAACGCGTCGGCGTCCATCACCTCGGACCACATGTAGCTGTAATAGCCCGACGCATAGTGATCGCCGGAGAAGATGTGGCCGAACTGGGTGGGCCGGTGCCGCAGCGCGATTTCAGCGGGCATGCCGATCTTTTCCAGCTCGGCCTTCTCGAACGCCCGCACGTCGCGGCTGGCGGCGGCCGGCTGGGTGTGGAATTCCAGGTCGATCAGCGCCGAGGAGACGAACTCCACGGTGGCAAAGCCCTGGTTGAATTTTCGCGCGGCGAGGAAGCGCTTGAGCAGGTCGTCCGGCAGCGGCTCGCCGGTCTGGTAGTGTTTTGCGAACTGCCTGAGCACCTGAGGCTGTTCCTGCCAGTGCTCGTAGAGCTGCGAGGGCAGTTCGACGAAGTCGGTGAATACTGATGTCCCCGACAGCGAGGGATAGGTGACGTCAGACATCATGCCGTGCAGGCCGTGGCCGAACTCGTGGAACAGCGTCCGCGCGTCGTCGGGCGACAATAGCGACGGCTCGCTGCCGGCGCCCTTGGAGAAGTTGCAGACATTGATCACCAGCGGCGCAATCTCGCCGTCGAGCTTCTGCTGGTCGCGCAGCGAGGTCATCCAGGCGCCGGAACGTTTTGAGGGCCGTGCGAAGTAGTCGCCATAGAACAGCGCCTTGTGCTTGCCGCCGGCATCCTTGACCTCCCAGACCCGGACATCGGGATGCCAGACCGGGATATCCTTGCGCTCGGAGAACGTGACGCCGAACAGGCGGGTAGCGCAGTCGAAGGCGGCGTCGATCATGTGGTCGAGCACCAGATAGGGTTTGATGGCGGCGTCGTCGAAATTGGCGCGGCGCTGCCTGAGCTTCTCCGCGTAGTAGCGCCAGTCCCACGGGGCCAGCGCAAAATTGCCGCCCTCCTCCGCGACCAGCGCCTGCAGGGCGTCGCGGTCCGCCATCGCCCGGGCCCGCGCCGGCTTCCAGACCCGCTCCAGGAGGCTGCGCACGGCGTCCGGCGTCTTGGCCATGGAATCCTCCAGCCGATAGGCGGCATAGGTCGGATAACCCATGATCTTCGCGGCCTCTTCACGCAGGCTGAGAATTTCGACGATGGTCGCGTTGTTGTCGTTGGCGTTGCCGTTGTCGCCGCGCGCGGTAAAGGCGCGGAACGCCTTCTCGCGCAGGTCGCGGCGGGACGAGCCTTTCAGGAACGGCTCGACCGAGGAGCGCGACAACGTCACGATCGCCTTGCCGGCGAGCCCGCGCTCTTCCGCCGCAGCCTTCGCCGATGCGACGAACGCCTCCGACAGGCCGCCGAAATCGTCCTCGCCGAGTTCCATGAACCAGTCCTGTTCGTCGCCGAGCAGATGGTGGCTGAAGGAGGTCCCGAGCTCCGCCAGCCGCTCGTTGATCGCGGCGCGGCGCGCCTTGGCGGCCTCGTCGAGGCCGGCGCCGGCACGGTGGAAGTTGTTGTAGGTGCGCTCCAGCAGCCGCATCTGCTCGCCCGATAGCCCCAGCGTGGCGCGGTTGTTGTGGATCAGCGCGATCCGGCCGAACAGCACCGCGTTCATCATGATCGGGTTCCAGTGCCGCGCCATCCGTGGCGAGACCTCCTTGTCGATGGCGAGGATTTCCGGGTTGGAGTTGGCCGAGACCAGGTCGTAGAACACCGCCGAGACCTTCGCGAGCAGCTTTCCGGAGCGCTCCAGCGCCGTGATGGTGTTGGCGAAGTCGGGCGCCGACGGGTCGTGGGTGATCGCCGCGACTTCGGCCGAATGGTCGGCAAAGGCCCGCTCGAAGGCCGGCAGGAAGTGTCCCGGGAGAATCTCGGCAAAGGGCGGCGTCTCGAACGGCGTCTGCCACGCTTGCAGCAGCGGATTGGCTTCCGGATTGTCCGTAGTTTGCAGGGGTTCTGACATCTCAATTCCCATTCTGGCCCTCAAGCCCGTTCGGGCTTCCGCCTTTGTTTTGACGCGTTTGCCTTCGCGAAAACGCCCTGAAATCTGCGGCAATCTATATCACGCGATGCGGCATTTTTGGGCCTTTTACGCTTGATAGCGAGGGCCTTTTCGGAGAGATTGCGGCCTCAAACAGGACCCGATCCATGAGCCAACTGCCCGCCTCCAAGCCCACCCGCGAGATCGTCTGGCCGAGCGTCGTCACGGTGATTTCGGCGGCGATCCTGATCGGCGCGGAGGTGTTCGGCGCGGCGTTTGCCGGTGGCTGGGCGCTCGCGATTCTGTTCGGGCTCGACGACACCGGCGCGCACATCCTGCAGGCCGTGCTGTTTGCGCTCGGCGTGCTGATCATGGTGGCCTTCATCCGCGCAGCCCAGCGCATCGAGCCGTTTTTCAAGCGGGCCTGAAGCGCTTCACGCGCGCATGATTTCTCGAATCCGAGAAACCGCTGCGGCACAGGCACAAACGCAAACGCGCTGGCCGGCAAAATCTTAATATCCATTCATGTTTGACGTCGCGCGCACAGGAGCGCGCGCGGCGCTGTAAGCAGGTGTTAGGTAAATTTGGTATCAACCTAAAAAAAATGTTGCGAAGCGGATTCAAATACCTTATTTGCACTTTTGCCCAATTTCGCACGTGCCTGTGGTCGTGTGTCAGTCGGTAGGTATCCGGACAAGAGGCCGGACAGCCGCCAAGGGATGAAGAACCGAGGGTCATTCAAGCTTGAGCTAGTCAAGTTCGAGTGGCCAGCATCTCTCTCAAGAGATGCCGTTGAAGGTCTCTGCATCCTTTGCAACCGTGACTGGCAGCCGGAGGCGAACCGGCGCACCCCGCTCTCAACGGGGGACGCGACTTAAAGCAACGACGGATCGGGCTTTTTTGGTCTCTACCGGCATTCCAACGCCGGCGCGGGCTACTGAAAAGGCTTGTCCTTCATTGCCAGGTGTGCGGGCGGGAAATTTCCCAACCAATCCACGGCAGCACAGTCTGGTCTGAGTATTTTGGCTTCGTTGCGCCTCCATCGCGCAATTGGGCCGGGCACTCATATCCGACATCAATTTTTTGAACGGAACCCCGTCGCTGGGCCGTTTGGGAGAGTGCTATGACCGAACGTATTCAGGAATTCCTGCGCAACCGCCGCAGCGAGGGCCAGGACACCGAGCCGTGCCTCGTGGTCGACCTCGAAGTCGTGCGCGACAACTACCAGACCTTCTCGAAGGCCCTGCCGGACAGCCGCGTGTTCTACGCGGTGAAGGCAAATCCGTCGCCCGAAGTGCTGTCGCTCCTGGCCTCGATGGGCTCGTGCTTCGACACCGCAACCGTGGCCGAAATCGAAATGGCGCTGGCTGCCGGTGCGACGGCGGACCGCATCTCCTATGGCAATACGATCAAGAAGGAGCGCGACATCGCGCGCGCCTTCGCGCTCGGCATTCGCCTGTTTGCGGTCGACTGCGCCGCCGAAGTCGAAAAGATCGCCCGGGCTGCCCCCGGCTCAAAAGTGTTCTGCCGCATTCTCTATGATTGCGCAGGCGCCGAATGGCCGCTGTCGCGCAAGTTCGGTTGCGATCCGGAGATGGCGGTCGATGTGCTCGACCTCGCCAAGCGTCTGGGCCTGGAACCGTGCGGGATCTCGTTCCACGTCGGCTCGCAGCAGCGCAAGGTGAAGGCGTGGGACCGTGCGCTGTCGATGGCCTCGACGGTGTTCCGTGACTGCGCGGAGCGCGGGATCAACCTGTCCATGGTCAACATGGGCGGCGGATTCCCGACCAAGTACCTCAAGGACGTTCCTCCGGTCGTGCAATACGGCCGGTCGATCTTCCGTGCGCTGCGCAAGCACTTCGGCAACCAGATCCCGGAAACCATCATCGAGCCGGGCCGCGGCATGGTCGGCAATGCCGGCATCATCGAGACCGAAGTCGTCCTGATCTCCAGGAAGAGCGACGAGGACGAGGTGCGCTGGGTGTATCTCGACATCGGCAAGTTCGGCGGTCTCGCCGAGACGATGGACGAGTCGATCCGTTACGCCATCCGCACCCCGCATGACGGCGCGGAGATGACGCCGTGCGTGCTCGCAGGTCCAACCTGCGATTCCGCCGACGTGCTGTACGAGAAGATGCCGTATCCGCTCCCGGTAACGCTCGAGATCGGCGACAAGCTGCTGATCGAAGGCACCGGGGCCTATACGTCGACCTACTCGTCGGTCGCGTTCAATGGCATCCCGCCGCTGCGGACCTACCACATCTGAGCGTTCTTACCTCTCCCGCTTGCGGGGGTCGAGACGAGCGAAGCTCGCTCTTAGGTCGGCGCGAAGCGCCGGGTGGGGGAAACTCTCTCCACACGAGCGGTCGGAATCGTGGTGACACCCCCACCCCAGCCCTCCCCCGCAAGCGGGAGAGGGAGCAAGAAAACGAGGAGCCGCTGCGCCGGCTCCCACCCCCGCTTTTGCGAATTTTCGAAACAACGCTCCGCGTCCTGACTGGCCGTTGGAGTGGAGACTGACGTGCCATGACTGCTTTGCGGAAGACCACCATCGCCCTCACCTCCGATGCCGCTCCGTTCGCGATCCGTGCGGAGCGTTCCTCGGACGTTGTTGCGCGCGAAGCGCTGCTGGATGCCTGCTTTGGCGACAATCGCCTTAATCGCACCTGCCAGCGCCTGCGTGACGAACGTGCGCCCGCCGAAGGCCTTGCCTTGTCGGCCACGGCGCGAGGCCGCCTGGTGGGCACCGTGCGGTTGTGGCACGTCAGCGTCGGCGGCAAGCCGGCGCTCATGCTCGGCCCGCTCGCGGTAGAGGCATCCTCCCGCAAGTTCGGTGCTGGGGCTGCGCTGATGGACCACGCGCTCGCGGCGGCGAAGGCGCGTGGCCATCGCGCGGTCATTCTGCTCGGCGACGCACCCTACTACATCAGGTTCGGCTTCTCGGGCGCCAAGACCGGAGAGCTCTTGCTGCCCGGTCCGTTCGAGCGCGACCGGCTGCTCGGCCTCGAACTCTCCGAAGGCGCGCTCGACGGCGCCTGGGGCATGATCACAGCGACCGGCGCGCCGGAGCTGAAATCCCGGACCGTTCGCGCCCGCAAGGCGCTGCAGCCGGTGCCGCACGCCGCCTGACGCGGGGTTGCGCGATCAGGGAAAAAACCCTTAAACCGCACCATCTCAGCTTTTTTTTGGATCATTCACCGGATCGAGGTCCCGATGCCCCGACACCTGATTTCCACCGGCTCGCCGCTTGAGAAGACCGTCGGCTACAGCCGCGCCGTGATCGACGGCGATTTCGCCTTCGTCGCCGGCACCACCGGCTACGACTACACCAGCATGACGATGCCGGCCGACGTCGCAAGCCAGTCACGGAATTGCTTCAAGACCATCGGGGCCGCCCTCAAGGAAGGCGGCTTCGCGATGGCCGACATCGTCCGCGCGACCTACTACGTCACCGACGCTGAGTATATCGATGCCCACTTCGCGGTCTGCGGCGAAGTGCTCGGCGACATCCGCCCCGCCGCGACGCTGCTGGTGGTCACCGCCCTCGCCAAACCCGAGATGAAGGTCGAGATCGAAGTGACCGCCAAGCGCCGCACCTGAAACCCGCCGGCCGCGGCTGCCGGCCTGTTACGCGACCGAATACCACATCGTCCCGCCGGTTGACTTTGCCGGCAACGCACCTAGGTTCAAGGCATCATGATGAGCCTGCATAGCAAACGATTGTTGCTGCGCGCCGGTCACCTTCTCGCAGGAAGGTAGCCCGGACGGAGAGCCTTGCCCCGTCCGGGTTCGATTGCCTGCGATTTAAACTCCCCGCAACGTCACATTTGTCCAGTATTGATCGCTTCATGCCGCCGGCATGGCGCGTCCGAATAACCGTGAAAAACCATGACCCATTTGCCTCGCACACAGCTTCCTCCCATCAAGATCCGACAGGCGGACCGCGAACGGCTCGGCCATCTCGCCGACGCTTCCGCCGAGACCTTTCCGGCCACGGCCGAATTCCTGGCCCGCGAAATCGAACGCGCGACGGTCGTTCCCGATACGGCGCCGCTGGTCGGAATCGTCGGAATGGAATCCGAAGTGACTTTCAGGGACGACGCGACCGGCTTGCAGAAGCAGGTCAGGCTGGTCTATCCGAACGCGGCTGACATCGACGCCGGCCGCGTCTCGGTTCTGACCCCGATCGGCGCCGCGCTGATCGGGCTGTCGGCCGGACAGGCCATCAGCTTCGAAACGCCGTCGGGCGAACAGAGATCGCTCACCGTCCTGGACGTTCGCGGACCCAATTGACCGCCTGACACCGATCGGCAACGATCACCCCAGCCACTGCAACCCAGCATTCCCTGAACGCGCGTTTTGCGCGTTCGCATTCTCTCCCGGAGTCCAATGCCAATGTCCGCTTCCCCCGCATCGCAGATCTACGCGAAGATTACCGGCCCCATTGTCATGATCGGGTTCGGCTCGATCGGCAAAGGCACATTGCCGATGATCGAGCGGCATCTCGATTACGACAAGTCGCGCATCACCGTGATCGATCCCAAGGACGAGGGCCGCAAGGCACATTGCGAGAAGCACAATGTAAGATTCATCCAGCAGGGCGTGACCAGGGACAATTATCGCGACTTGCTTGCCCCGCTGCTCACTGAAGGCGGCGGCCAGGGTTTTTGCGTCAATCTCTCGGTCGATACCGGCTCTACCGACATCATGGAACTCTGCAACGAACTCGGCGCTCTTTATATCGACACTGTCAACGAGCCCTGGCTCGGCTTCTATTTCGATTCTTCGAAGGGCCCGGAAGCACGCTCCAACTACGCGCTTCGCGAAGTGACGCTGGCCGCCAAGAAGGCGCGCCCCGCGGGCTCGACGACGGCCGTCTCCTGCTGTGGCGCCAATCCCGGCATGGTCTCCTTTTTCGTCAAGCAGGCGCTACTCAATGTCGCCGCTGATCTGAAGCTCAATGCCCCCAAGCCGAAGACCAAAGCCGAATGGGCGGACTTGATGCGGCAGGCTGGCGTCAAGGGCATCCACATCGCCGAACGCGACACCCAGCGCTCCAAGTCGCCGAAAGAGCCGGACGTATTCGTCAACACCTGGTCGGTGGAAGGTTTCCTGTCGGAAGGCGTGCAGCCGTCCGAACTCGGTTGGGGCACCCATGAAAAATGGATGCCCGAGAATGCGCATACCCACGAAGCTGGCTGCGGCGCCGCCATCTATCTCATGCAGCCCGGCGCCAACACGCGCGTGCGCACCTGGTGCCCGACCCGCGGCGCGCAGTATGGCTTCCTCGTCACCCACAACGAGTCGATCTCGATCTCCGACTACTTCACGGTGCGTGACGCATCGGGCACGGCGATCTATCGGCCGACCTGCCACTATGCCTATCATCCGGCTGACGATGCCGTGCTGTCGCTGCATGAAATGTTCGGCCGCGCAGCGAAGATGCAGGAAAAGCACCACATCCTCGATGAGAACGAAATCGTCGACGGCATCGACGAACTCGGCGTGCTGCTGTTCGGCCATGACAACAATGCCTACTGGTACGGCTCGCAGCTCTCCATCGAAGAGACCCGCAAACTCGCGCCCTATCAGAACGCCACCGGCCTGCAAGTGACCTCCGCCGTGCTCGGCGGCATGGTGTGGGCGCTGGAAAACCCGAACGAAGGCATCGTCGAAGCCGACGAGATGGATTTCGATCGTCTGCTGGAAATCCAGATGCCGTATCTCGGCCCGGTGAAGGGCTATTACACCGACTGGACGCCGCTCAAAGACCGGCCCGGCCTGTTCCCGGAAGACATCGACACCTCGGACCCCTGGCAGTTCCGCAACGTGCTGGTGCGCTGAGCAAGCGGCACCGTCCCGGCTCTGCACCACAGGGTGCAGAGCCCGAAACGGTAGAACTACTACCCATCCGGGTATGCAACCCGTCGTAACGTTCGCTTAATCCAATCGCGCGATCCTGAGGCGTAAATTTTCGCGAAGGCCCGGGCGATCGCCGCAGCTTTTTTCAGCGACGGTTCCCCAGGCGGAACCGCCCGCATGCGCTCCATCGTCTTCATTGTCCTGTCCGCGGCAGCACTGGCTTCATGCAAGCCCGAGAACAGCAGCGATTTCACGGGTTCGATCGACAGCTGCACGCGGCAGCTTTACAGCGCCTACAATCCCAAGGACATGAAGCAGTGCGTCGCGGTGTGCATCGCCTGCGAGCGCGGCGTGACCACGACCTGCTCGACCTCGTGCACGCTGAAGGGCGCGCACTGAAGAGGGGTTGTCATTCCGGGGCGCGTCGAAGACGCGAACCCGGAATCTCGAGATTCCGGGTCTGGTGCTAACGCACCATCCCGGAATGACGTTCGTCACTTCGCCAGATAATCGAAATCGACCGTCCCGAGGCCGAGCGTCAGGTCGGCCTTGAAATGCGTCGCTGAAACCACTTCGCGCACCGGCAGCCGGGCGACGTCGGCCAGCGCATGCGGAAACAGGCCGAGCGCGCCCGGCCCGGTCCACGCCTCCTTCAGCGTGATGTCCTCGAGATAATAGCGCACCAGTTCACAGATCCGCGGACTGCCGTCGACATGCGGGATGATCTTCAGCATGAAGTTCGGCGCCTTCATCGACTTCAGCACCGCGTCGTGGTCGATCTCGCGGTGCTTGTAGCCCATGGTGGCCGAGGCGCAGAGCACCGAGCCGTAATGCAGCGTGCCGACCAGCACGTCGCTCTCGACCGCGATCTTCGGCGACGCCAGTTTCTTCGGAAAGCCCCAGAGCTCGCGGCCGCCGGCAATCGGTGCTTCGTCGTCCAGATACATCGAATGGACGTAGCCACCGTCCTCGCCCTTGTAACGCACAGGGATCACCTGCCCGGTTTCGGTGTAGTCGCCGAAGCCGGTCGAGTCGGGCATGCGGATGAACTCGTACTTGACCAGCGGCTCGGCGATTTCGAGCGGTTCCGGCACCACGGCGGCCAGCGCCTCCGGATCGGTGCGATAGGTGATGATGAAATATTCGCGGTTGAAGAAGCGATAGGGCGCCGGCGGAAACGCCGGGTTGGTCAGCGGCATCGAATAAGCGTTTCGCCTGACGTCGTCGATCTTCATTGCTGCCTCGTTGGTCGCCTGCGCTGCGCGCGATGAGGCGATTATGGAGCAACTGATGGCGGCAGGCGAGGCTGTAAAACCGGCAGACGATCAAATCATCGCCAGCCATTCATGACGCTGTCACACCGGTCAGGCGACGCCGCCGAGATAGAGCCGCTTGACGATGTCGTTGGCCTTCAACTCGTCGACCGAACGGGCCGCCACCGCGATCTCGCCATGGACGATGATGTAGCCACGGTCGGCGATCCGGATGGCCTGATTGAAATTCTGCTCCGCCATCAGCACCGTCAGGCCGACCCGCGCCTTGAGTTCGCCGATCTTGGCGATGGTCTGCGACACCAGAAGCGGCGACAGCCCGACCGACGGTTCGTCGATCAGCAACAGCCGCGGCGACGACATCAGCGCGCGTGCGATCGCCAGCATCTGCTGCTGGCCGCCGGACATGGTGCCGGCGAGCTGGTTGGCGCGCTCCTTCAGCACCGGAAAGGTCTCGAAGGCGAGCGCGAGGTTGCGGTCGATGGCGCTGCGGGCGAGCTTGCGGAAGGCGCCGAGCATCAGATTTTCCGTGACCGTCAGTTTTGGAAACAGCCGCCGCCCCTCGGGCACCAGCGCCACGCCGAGATCGACGATCTCTTCGGTGGAGAGTTTGGTCAGGTCATGCGCCGCGCCGTCGATGGTCAGCGTAATAGTGCCGTGCTCCGGGCGAACCAGGCCCATGACGCACTTCATCAGCGTGCTCTTGCCGTTGCCGTTGGTGCCGAGCAGCGCCACGGTCTCGCCGGCCTCGACACCGAGCGTGACACCGCGCAGCGCCTTGACGGCGCCGTAGCCGGCATGGAGGCCGTCGATGGCGAGGCTAAGTGCCAAGGTAGGCCTCCTGCACCCGCTTGTTCGCCATCACCTCGTCCGGCGCGCCGAGGGCGATGATCCGGCCGGCATCGAGGCACATCATCCGCTTCGAAAACCGCATCACCGCCTGCATGATGTGCTCGATCATGATGATGGTGATGTCCTCGTCGCCGAGGCTGATCAGGAGGTCGAGCACCTCGTCGACCTCGGAATGGGACAGCCCGGCCATCGCTTCGTCGGAAATCAGGAGTTTCGGGCGCATCGCCATGGCGCGCGCCAACTCCATCTTGCGCAACTCCACCTGGCTCAGCGTATCGGTCGGCGCGCCGGCCTTGGCCGCCAGCCCCATCCGCGCGAGAATCGACATTGCGACTTCTTCCTCCGGCAACGCGGCGGCGGCAGCGCCGGGCACGGAAGCAAAGTCGAGGCCAACCATGAGATTTTCCAGCACCGTCATGCTCTTGAACGGCCGCGGAATCTGGAAAGAGCGGGCGATGCCGCGGCGCGCGCGCAAGTGCGGCGGCAGTTGCGTGATGTCCTCGCCGCAGAACATCACGCTCCCGGCATTTTGACGCAACGCGCCGGAAATGCAGTTGATCAGCGTGGTCTTGCCCGAGCCGTTGGGGCCGATCAGACCGAAGCGTTCGCCTTTTTTGATATCGACGCTGATATTGTCGAGCGCGGTGAAGCCGCCAAAGGTCTTGGTCAGGCCATCGATCTGCAGCAGGGGTGCGTCGACTGACGTAATATCTTGCGTCATGTCTTGCCTCCCGCGCGCAAGCGGTAGCGCGGCCGCAGTAGTCCGATGATGCCCTTGGGCGCCGCCACCACGAACACGACCAGCATGA harbors:
- a CDS encoding GNAT family N-acetyltransferase, with the protein product MTALRKTTIALTSDAAPFAIRAERSSDVVAREALLDACFGDNRLNRTCQRLRDERAPAEGLALSATARGRLVGTVRLWHVSVGGKPALMLGPLAVEASSRKFGAGAALMDHALAAAKARGHRAVILLGDAPYYIRFGFSGAKTGELLLPGPFERDRLLGLELSEGALDGAWGMITATGAPELKSRTVRARKALQPVPHAA
- the rnk gene encoding nucleoside diphosphate kinase regulator, translated to MTHLPRTQLPPIKIRQADRERLGHLADASAETFPATAEFLAREIERATVVPDTAPLVGIVGMESEVTFRDDATGLQKQVRLVYPNAADIDAGRVSVLTPIGAALIGLSAGQAISFETPSGEQRSLTVLDVRGPN
- a CDS encoding type III PLP-dependent enzyme, producing MTERIQEFLRNRRSEGQDTEPCLVVDLEVVRDNYQTFSKALPDSRVFYAVKANPSPEVLSLLASMGSCFDTATVAEIEMALAAGATADRISYGNTIKKERDIARAFALGIRLFAVDCAAEVEKIARAAPGSKVFCRILYDCAGAEWPLSRKFGCDPEMAVDVLDLAKRLGLEPCGISFHVGSQQRKVKAWDRALSMASTVFRDCAERGINLSMVNMGGGFPTKYLKDVPPVVQYGRSIFRALRKHFGNQIPETIIEPGRGMVGNAGIIETEVVLISRKSDEDEVRWVYLDIGKFGGLAETMDESIRYAIRTPHDGAEMTPCVLAGPTCDSADVLYEKMPYPLPVTLEIGDKLLIEGTGAYTSTYSSVAFNGIPPLRTYHI
- a CDS encoding DUF1007 family protein; the protein is MLRVLFGLLALIFAALAFPSSAQAHPHVWITAKSEVMYAPDGSVSGVRHAWTFDDMFSTYALQGLEPKTKGAYSREELAPLAQTNVESLKEYGFFTFARADGAKQRFLEPVDYFLEFKDSLLTLHFTLPAKTPFKAKQLVLEVFDRAFFIDFQYAEKDPVTLVGAPADCRMQFQRPNDGSAAAQKLGEQNFLSGEGGNFGMMFANKITVDCP
- a CDS encoding homospermidine synthase, translated to MSASPASQIYAKITGPIVMIGFGSIGKGTLPMIERHLDYDKSRITVIDPKDEGRKAHCEKHNVRFIQQGVTRDNYRDLLAPLLTEGGGQGFCVNLSVDTGSTDIMELCNELGALYIDTVNEPWLGFYFDSSKGPEARSNYALREVTLAAKKARPAGSTTAVSCCGANPGMVSFFVKQALLNVAADLKLNAPKPKTKAEWADLMRQAGVKGIHIAERDTQRSKSPKEPDVFVNTWSVEGFLSEGVQPSELGWGTHEKWMPENAHTHEAGCGAAIYLMQPGANTRVRTWCPTRGAQYGFLVTHNESISISDYFTVRDASGTAIYRPTCHYAYHPADDAVLSLHEMFGRAAKMQEKHHILDENEIVDGIDELGVLLFGHDNNAYWYGSQLSIEETRKLAPYQNATGLQVTSAVLGGMVWALENPNEGIVEADEMDFDRLLEIQMPYLGPVKGYYTDWTPLKDRPGLFPEDIDTSDPWQFRNVLVR
- a CDS encoding RidA family protein, whose protein sequence is MPRHLISTGSPLEKTVGYSRAVIDGDFAFVAGTTGYDYTSMTMPADVASQSRNCFKTIGAALKEGGFAMADIVRATYYVTDAEYIDAHFAVCGEVLGDIRPAATLLVVTALAKPEMKVEIEVTAKRRT
- a CDS encoding ABC transporter ATP-binding protein yields the protein MTQDITSVDAPLLQIDGLTKTFGGFTALDNISVDIKKGERFGLIGPNGSGKTTLINCISGALRQNAGSVMFCGEDITQLPPHLRARRGIARSFQIPRPFKSMTVLENLMVGLDFASVPGAAAAALPEEEVAMSILARMGLAAKAGAPTDTLSQVELRKMELARAMAMRPKLLISDEAMAGLSHSEVDEVLDLLISLGDEDITIIMIEHIMQAVMRFSKRMMCLDAGRIIALGAPDEVMANKRVQEAYLGT
- a CDS encoding M3 family metallopeptidase, encoding MSEPLQTTDNPEANPLLQAWQTPFETPPFAEILPGHFLPAFERAFADHSAEVAAITHDPSAPDFANTITALERSGKLLAKVSAVFYDLVSANSNPEILAIDKEVSPRMARHWNPIMMNAVLFGRIALIHNNRATLGLSGEQMRLLERTYNNFHRAGAGLDEAAKARRAAINERLAELGTSFSHHLLGDEQDWFMELGEDDFGGLSEAFVASAKAAAEERGLAGKAIVTLSRSSVEPFLKGSSRRDLREKAFRAFTARGDNGNANDNNATIVEILSLREEAAKIMGYPTYAAYRLEDSMAKTPDAVRSLLERVWKPARARAMADRDALQALVAEEGGNFALAPWDWRYYAEKLRQRRANFDDAAIKPYLVLDHMIDAAFDCATRLFGVTFSERKDIPVWHPDVRVWEVKDAGGKHKALFYGDYFARPSKRSGAWMTSLRDQQKLDGEIAPLVINVCNFSKGAGSEPSLLSPDDARTLFHEFGHGLHGMMSDVTYPSLSGTSVFTDFVELPSQLYEHWQEQPQVLRQFAKHYQTGEPLPDDLLKRFLAARKFNQGFATVEFVSSALIDLEFHTQPAAASRDVRAFEKAELEKIGMPAEIALRHRPTQFGHIFSGDHYASGYYSYMWSEVMDADAFGAFEEAGNIFDPATAKRLLDDIYSSGGSVDPEDAYVAFRGREPEPDALLRRRGLLETPEAA
- a CDS encoding ABC transporter ATP-binding protein, with amino-acid sequence MALSLAIDGLHAGYGAVKALRGVTLGVEAGETVALLGTNGNGKSTLMKCVMGLVRPEHGTITLTIDGAAHDLTKLSTEEIVDLGVALVPEGRRLFPKLTVTENLMLGAFRKLARSAIDRNLALAFETFPVLKERANQLAGTMSGGQQQMLAIARALMSSPRLLLIDEPSVGLSPLLVSQTIAKIGELKARVGLTVLMAEQNFNQAIRIADRGYIIVHGEIAVAARSVDELKANDIVKRLYLGGVA
- a CDS encoding acetoacetate decarboxylase, which codes for MKIDDVRRNAYSMPLTNPAFPPAPYRFFNREYFIITYRTDPEALAAVVPEPLEIAEPLVKYEFIRMPDSTGFGDYTETGQVIPVRYKGEDGGYVHSMYLDDEAPIAGGRELWGFPKKLASPKIAVESDVLVGTLHYGSVLCASATMGYKHREIDHDAVLKSMKAPNFMLKIIPHVDGSPRICELVRYYLEDITLKEAWTGPGALGLFPHALADVARLPVREVVSATHFKADLTLGLGTVDFDYLAK